The proteins below are encoded in one region of Paenibacillus albus:
- a CDS encoding YheC/YheD family endospore coat-associated protein, whose translation MGQPVLGILTLYLNDNGLLEERPVYQKMIISGKKLGLEVFVFTPSDVNYAQNRINAHMYDAATQSWTRRWRSFPHMIYDRCRIQKSHRFVELSNFRRKYGHLTFLNRVLRNKWTVYKTMRKEEVFKEHLPQTRLYESSNDLMEMIRKYPLVYLKPINGTGGRGILRIEKQGASYSIQGRDQDRRIVSPQRVALSSIQSRLSSWNLKDNNYLVQQGIQLKLPNGRVHDYRMLVQKNGLGEWEVTGCAGRIGASRSITSNLHGGGQAIRMKELLSEWIKDDKATQDIMARAELLGVEIAEFLEQSYGRLCELALDLAIDRKGQIWLLEVNPKPAREVFIQAGERDTYRTAIIRPLEYAIWLYEQKKRRKEKLVPSTYD comes from the coding sequence ATGGGTCAGCCGGTTCTCGGCATCCTAACCCTCTATCTCAATGACAATGGCCTGCTCGAGGAGAGGCCTGTCTATCAGAAGATGATCATTTCAGGAAAGAAGCTCGGCCTTGAGGTGTTCGTATTTACGCCTTCTGACGTGAACTATGCGCAGAACCGGATTAACGCACATATGTATGATGCTGCAACGCAGAGCTGGACGCGAAGATGGCGTTCTTTTCCGCACATGATCTATGATCGGTGCCGAATTCAGAAGAGCCATCGTTTCGTGGAGCTGAGTAATTTTCGCAGGAAGTACGGGCATCTCACCTTTCTTAACCGCGTGCTTCGCAACAAATGGACGGTTTACAAAACCATGCGCAAGGAAGAGGTTTTCAAGGAGCATCTGCCTCAAACGCGCTTGTATGAGAGCTCGAATGACTTGATGGAGATGATCCGCAAGTATCCTCTCGTCTACTTAAAGCCGATTAACGGCACCGGCGGCCGCGGCATTCTTCGGATTGAGAAACAAGGAGCCAGCTACTCGATTCAAGGCCGTGACCAGGATCGCCGGATCGTGTCGCCGCAGCGGGTCGCGCTCTCCAGCATTCAGAGCAGGCTGTCATCTTGGAATCTGAAGGATAATAACTACCTCGTGCAGCAGGGCATCCAGCTGAAGCTTCCGAACGGGCGTGTCCATGACTACCGGATGCTCGTGCAGAAAAATGGGCTAGGCGAATGGGAGGTAACCGGTTGTGCCGGCCGGATCGGCGCTTCTCGCAGCATCACGTCCAATCTGCACGGCGGCGGGCAAGCGATCCGAATGAAAGAGCTGCTCAGCGAGTGGATCAAGGACGATAAAGCCACGCAAGACATCATGGCGCGAGCAGAGCTGCTCGGCGTCGAAATCGCCGAATTTCTGGAGCAGTCCTATGGCCGCCTATGCGAGCTTGCGCTCGACCTTGCAATTGACCGCAAGGGCCAAATCTGGCTGCTCGAGGTCAACCCGAAGCCAGCTCGCGAAGTGTTCATCCAAGCCGGTGAACGCGACACCTACCGGACGGCTATCATCAGGCCGCTTGAATACGCCATCTGGCTGTACGAACAAAAAAAACGACGGAAAGAGAAGCTCGTCCCGTCGACCTATGACTAA
- a CDS encoding GNAT family N-acetyltransferase, whose amino-acid sequence MKVKLLSPSQWSASKEKITRFLYRYGDKRITTAALAALQGLAPARLAASRAASSGGSGGGEAGAEAAIAIAVISGKLAAVAFAEDGGESACFVVVSPEFRGQGAGSALLAALHRRLGRLTCAVAADNPSSMNMCFRAGMKAVSLHIGPTGKPTLRFES is encoded by the coding sequence GTGAAAGTAAAGCTGTTGTCGCCGTCCCAGTGGTCGGCATCGAAAGAGAAGATCACTCGTTTTCTGTATCGGTACGGAGATAAACGGATTACGACCGCAGCGCTCGCTGCGCTTCAGGGGCTTGCTCCGGCGCGGCTTGCGGCAAGCCGAGCGGCCAGTAGTGGCGGCAGTGGCGGTGGCGAAGCAGGCGCTGAAGCGGCGATTGCCATCGCGGTGATAAGCGGCAAGCTCGCCGCCGTCGCTTTCGCGGAGGACGGCGGCGAGAGTGCCTGCTTCGTCGTCGTCTCGCCGGAATTTCGCGGCCAAGGCGCCGGAAGCGCGCTGCTTGCGGCGTTGCATCGGCGCCTCGGGCGCCTTACTTGCGCGGTTGCTGCCGATAACCCGTCAAGCATGAACATGTGCTTCCGTGCCGGCATGAAGGCGGTCAGCCTTCATATCGGACCAACAGGGAAGCCGACGCTTCGGTTTGAGAGCTAG
- a CDS encoding YheC/YheD family endospore coat-associated protein: protein MALVFHEDSADEAAIIQSKQSVLAILTIEDDIQLFRGNRSNFADIIAAGADHGFLVYVVTVKQLKLRRKLLDGFTYDRDTDTWIGQKFPVPNLIYNRIPLREDELQPEARRKIAACVNHPEIQIFNPSFFNKWSLFKWLRQSRTTQPFIPATRRLLTAGGLGKMMLKHRFLYLKPVSGKAGKGIMTIQLQPEKTLPYTLKIQGDKGSTTYNCGTIAKLWARIVKESSGERYIAQQGIQLAAFNERSFDLRTLVQKNRRGQWDISGIGARVAGSYSITTHVPRGGSIEDPEKLLVSVFGQDEARKLLIKTRNTALIIARQIERGSRRKLMEMSMDLGVDQDGHVWFFEANAKPMKFDEPDIRKRSLDRIFQYSQYLLKMRGL from the coding sequence ATGGCACTCGTATTTCACGAGGATTCAGCGGACGAAGCCGCCATCATTCAGAGCAAGCAGTCCGTTCTTGCAATATTGACGATTGAAGACGACATCCAGCTGTTTCGCGGCAACCGGAGCAACTTCGCCGACATTATTGCAGCAGGTGCCGATCACGGCTTCCTCGTTTACGTGGTTACTGTCAAGCAGCTGAAGCTTCGTCGGAAGCTGCTTGACGGCTTCACCTATGACAGAGATACCGATACGTGGATTGGGCAGAAGTTCCCTGTTCCGAACTTGATCTATAACCGGATTCCGCTGCGCGAGGATGAGCTGCAACCGGAAGCAAGGCGGAAGATCGCAGCTTGCGTCAATCATCCGGAAATTCAAATCTTTAACCCTTCGTTCTTCAACAAGTGGAGCCTATTCAAATGGCTGCGCCAGTCCCGCACGACGCAGCCGTTCATTCCCGCTACACGGCGTCTCTTGACAGCGGGAGGCCTCGGCAAAATGATGCTGAAGCACCGTTTTCTGTACTTGAAGCCGGTCAGCGGTAAAGCGGGCAAGGGCATTATGACGATTCAGCTGCAGCCGGAGAAGACGCTCCCCTATACGCTGAAGATTCAAGGCGATAAGGGCAGCACCACCTACAATTGCGGCACGATTGCGAAGCTCTGGGCTCGGATTGTAAAAGAAAGCAGCGGCGAGCGGTATATCGCTCAGCAAGGCATTCAGCTCGCTGCATTCAATGAGCGGTCCTTCGATCTGCGAACGCTTGTGCAGAAGAATCGGCGCGGCCAATGGGATATCAGCGGCATCGGCGCTCGGGTTGCAGGCTCTTACAGCATTACGACGCATGTGCCTCGCGGCGGCAGCATCGAGGACCCGGAGAAACTGCTTGTCAGCGTATTTGGCCAAGATGAAGCACGTAAACTGCTTATAAAGACTCGCAATACGGCGCTCATCATCGCGAGGCAGATCGAGCGCGGCTCCCGCCGCAAGCTGATGGAAATGTCGATGGATCTCGGCGTCGATCAAGACGGCCATGTCTGGTTCTTCGAGGCCAATGCAAAGCCGATGAAGTTCGATGAACCGGACATTCGCAAACGTTCGCTTGACCGGATCTTTCAGTACAGCCAGTATTTGCTGAAGATGCGAGGGCTGTAG
- a CDS encoding YheC/YheD family endospore coat-associated protein has protein sequence MSLTSCHVHFSPSSDRIVYLSGSLLKSLKLAGKKTIQLKLGHEVITAAVKTIERQGHHLYLSAGVRQSIRVPKAGSISFIQGDDNEVQLGPLIGVLTDGSRSSESPFGSRSGYIRQLLRIGERKAYFFAFTPRDVNWNQGTINGYFLNSTGGWYRKVVPLPDVVYNRLPSRVAETTSTIMSLRERFIRKGVPFFNWSFFNKSDVYKLLDKDVEALEHLPESVTNPRSDKIKEMLENHQFIYYKPTAGSLGIGIYRLTYHPKRGYFARYRRGGTNVLLRFTNFNSLMRMLETRHGSGLGRYVSQQGVRLIEIDGCPIDFRFHMHKNGNNAWVPVGIGAKKAGRGSVTTHIKNGGQLLTPEQALKQAFGERSDEMLTKAKEVSVKLSEAIERNFPHTLGELGLDIGIDKDGEVWMFEANAKPGRSIFSHPALRAQGRESVNHILEHCMYLSKFTGQGGEV, from the coding sequence ATGAGTTTGACATCTTGTCATGTACACTTCTCACCATCAAGCGACCGTATCGTCTATCTGTCGGGCTCACTCCTCAAGTCGCTGAAGCTTGCCGGCAAAAAGACAATTCAATTAAAGCTCGGCCACGAGGTTATAACCGCAGCGGTCAAAACCATTGAGCGGCAAGGTCACCATCTCTATCTGTCCGCTGGCGTCCGCCAATCCATCCGTGTGCCGAAAGCCGGCAGCATCTCCTTTATTCAAGGAGACGACAATGAGGTTCAGCTTGGTCCGCTGATCGGAGTCCTGACAGACGGCAGTCGTTCCAGCGAGTCCCCGTTTGGCTCCCGCTCCGGATATATTCGCCAACTGCTTCGGATAGGGGAACGCAAGGCCTATTTCTTCGCCTTTACTCCGAGAGACGTGAACTGGAATCAAGGCACGATTAACGGCTACTTCTTGAACAGCACCGGCGGCTGGTATCGCAAAGTCGTTCCGCTTCCCGATGTTGTTTATAACCGTTTGCCGAGCCGCGTTGCAGAGACCACTTCTACGATCATGTCGCTCAGGGAGCGATTCATCCGTAAAGGTGTTCCGTTCTTCAACTGGAGCTTCTTCAACAAATCGGATGTATATAAGCTGCTCGACAAGGACGTAGAGGCTCTCGAACACTTGCCGGAGTCCGTCACGAACCCACGCTCGGATAAAATAAAAGAGATGCTCGAGAACCATCAATTCATCTATTACAAGCCGACTGCAGGCAGCCTTGGCATCGGTATTTACCGGCTTACGTATCATCCGAAGCGCGGATATTTCGCCCGTTATCGCAGAGGCGGCACGAACGTCCTGCTGCGATTTACGAACTTCAACAGCTTAATGCGGATGCTGGAAACGAGGCATGGCAGCGGACTCGGCCGGTATGTGAGCCAGCAAGGCGTTCGGCTCATCGAAATCGATGGCTGCCCGATCGACTTCCGCTTTCATATGCATAAGAACGGCAACAACGCATGGGTGCCGGTCGGCATCGGCGCGAAGAAAGCGGGCCGCGGCAGCGTAACGACGCATATCAAGAACGGCGGCCAACTGCTCACGCCGGAACAGGCGCTCAAGCAAGCCTTCGGCGAGCGCTCCGACGAGATGCTGACCAAAGCGAAAGAAGTTTCCGTGAAGCTGTCGGAAGCCATCGAGCGCAACTTCCCGCATACGCTCGGTGAGCTTGGCCTGGATATCGGCATCGACAAGGACGGTGAGGTGTGGATGTTCGAAGCGAACGCCAAGCCGGGCCGTTCGATCTTCAGCCATCCGGCACTTCGCGCGCAAGGACGGGAGTCGGTTAATCATATCCTGGAGCACTGCATGTACCTCAGCAAGTTCACGGGGCAAGGAGGCGAAGTCTGA
- a CDS encoding YheC/YheD family endospore coat-associated protein — MAISEQFPVLGVMISEIRPKSVSGAQGESKAPSALPEDSFCRLLNSLSQSLGLLVYFFCATSVPYAVNRTLHGYQLRDGAWHAGSFPLPDLVYDRALPKSSDHYALIVEALNELKRLKPYTLLNGSLPGKLYVYSVLSGNTKLAPHVPSSVGYSGAHSLELAASQHEDGIFMKPSAGAQGKGAFRLIRAANGWQIDGRDRRNRPLSHAFSSWRNVCSWIFRFTAGAPYVIQPCLKLIDETGCPFDVRALVQKDGFGRWTFTGAAIRTGESGSVTSNLHGGGTAANAADVLTERFGEEVAARMLQLIRRISECAAEVLEQHFGRFAELGLDFGIEQDGRIWLLEANSKPGRQSFEDDEHTYEAAVMRPLQYALHLAARQKPLFHSNRNQGRYIQEVHP, encoded by the coding sequence ATGGCTATCTCTGAACAATTTCCCGTACTTGGCGTTATGATCAGTGAAATTCGCCCGAAGTCCGTCTCCGGTGCTCAAGGCGAGAGCAAGGCGCCTTCCGCATTGCCGGAGGACTCCTTCTGCCGTCTGCTGAACAGCCTCTCGCAATCACTTGGGCTGCTCGTATATTTCTTCTGCGCCACCAGCGTCCCGTACGCAGTGAACCGAACGCTTCACGGTTATCAGCTGCGGGACGGAGCATGGCATGCGGGAAGCTTCCCGCTTCCCGACCTTGTCTATGACCGGGCGCTGCCTAAGTCATCCGATCATTACGCGCTGATAGTGGAGGCGCTGAACGAACTAAAACGATTGAAGCCGTATACTCTATTGAATGGTTCGCTTCCCGGCAAGCTATATGTCTACAGCGTGCTGAGTGGCAATACCAAGCTAGCGCCGCATGTCCCGAGCTCGGTGGGTTATTCCGGCGCGCATAGTCTCGAGCTTGCAGCAAGCCAGCACGAGGACGGCATCTTCATGAAACCATCTGCCGGTGCGCAGGGCAAAGGTGCATTTCGACTCATACGGGCGGCAAACGGCTGGCAGATTGATGGCAGAGACCGAAGGAACCGTCCTCTTTCACATGCGTTCTCCAGTTGGCGTAATGTATGCAGCTGGATCTTCCGGTTCACCGCTGGAGCACCTTACGTTATCCAGCCCTGTCTCAAGTTGATTGACGAGACCGGCTGTCCCTTCGACGTTCGTGCACTTGTGCAAAAGGACGGCTTTGGAAGGTGGACTTTCACCGGCGCTGCCATTCGCACGGGCGAGAGCGGAAGCGTTACCTCGAATTTGCACGGCGGTGGCACCGCAGCGAATGCTGCAGATGTGCTTACAGAGCGCTTCGGTGAAGAAGTCGCAGCTCGAATGCTGCAGCTCATCCGCCGTATCAGCGAATGTGCAGCCGAAGTGCTGGAGCAGCATTTCGGACGTTTTGCCGAGCTTGGGCTAGACTTCGGCATTGAACAGGACGGCCGAATATGGCTGCTGGAAGCAAACAGCAAGCCTGGCCGTCAATCTTTTGAGGATGATGAGCACACGTATGAAGCTGCGGTCATGCGGCCGCTGCAGTATGCCCTGCATCTCGCTGCTCGCCAGAAACCATTATTCCATTCAAACCGAAATCAAGGGAGATACATCCAGGAGGTTCATCCATGA
- a CDS encoding YheC/YheD family endospore coat-associated protein, whose translation MLKSKVAVQVISPGILPDDAIMLGDAYLRQWKIPQGQPVILKFGALRHYVKVVPVERYDGMRIGQSLARKMGLFVGTSLRIRYNYDTSTLSLGPLIGVLISRDDPETRDRPFGSITMFCKELVDACAAQGAHVYFFTPDHVTDNFNHVEGWVYSDGWRKVMMPVPDVVNNRLTSRKLENRVNVQQFIKEVKLRHGSTVFNEKFLDKSEVFEALVKDGSLIKYLPESHVLRSLPMLKAMCSKHNTVFLKPVRGSLGKGIIRITRVDTDSYSAQYATTLGTRRQHFNGIAKLYASISGKMKTVRYQIQQGLHLIDILGRPVDFRALVQKNELGKWMLTSIVARTAGSNHFVSNLARGGTLSTVREAVAKSNLSNSSDAPGKLTRAALEIAKGIDTHIPAHFGELGIDLALDTSGRVWLLEVNSKPSKNDNTPLQDNKIRPSVRNLIRYARHLAEF comes from the coding sequence ATGCTCAAATCGAAAGTCGCCGTTCAGGTCATCAGCCCAGGCATCTTGCCGGATGATGCCATAATGCTCGGCGATGCTTATTTAAGACAGTGGAAAATTCCGCAAGGACAGCCGGTCATCCTGAAGTTTGGAGCGCTTCGCCATTATGTCAAAGTAGTGCCCGTTGAGCGATATGACGGCATGCGCATCGGTCAAAGCTTAGCAAGGAAGATGGGCTTGTTCGTAGGTACATCGCTTCGCATCCGTTACAACTACGATACATCTACTCTCTCGCTTGGACCGCTCATCGGTGTTCTTATCAGCCGCGACGATCCCGAAACAAGAGACCGGCCTTTCGGCTCCATCACTATGTTCTGCAAGGAACTCGTCGATGCCTGCGCCGCCCAAGGCGCTCATGTTTATTTTTTTACGCCGGATCATGTAACTGATAATTTCAATCATGTTGAGGGATGGGTCTACTCCGATGGCTGGCGGAAAGTGATGATGCCCGTTCCCGATGTCGTTAACAACCGTTTAACGAGCCGCAAGCTGGAGAATCGCGTGAACGTGCAGCAATTTATTAAAGAAGTGAAGCTCCGGCATGGAAGTACGGTGTTCAACGAGAAGTTTCTCGATAAATCCGAAGTGTTCGAAGCATTGGTGAAGGACGGCTCCCTCATCAAATATTTGCCGGAATCGCATGTGCTGCGCAGCTTGCCGATGCTCAAGGCGATGTGCAGTAAGCACAACACCGTCTTCCTCAAGCCGGTGCGCGGCAGTCTGGGCAAAGGCATTATCCGCATCACCAGAGTCGATACCGATTCTTATTCTGCACAATATGCGACTACGCTCGGGACGCGGAGACAGCATTTTAACGGGATCGCCAAACTGTACGCATCCATCTCCGGCAAAATGAAAACGGTCCGTTATCAGATCCAGCAAGGTCTTCATCTGATTGATATTTTGGGGCGGCCCGTCGATTTCCGCGCGCTTGTGCAGAAGAATGAGCTCGGCAAATGGATGCTCACATCCATCGTCGCGCGTACAGCCGGAAGCAATCATTTCGTCTCCAATCTTGCCAGAGGCGGTACGCTCAGCACGGTTCGTGAGGCGGTCGCAAAGTCAAACCTATCCAACAGCAGTGATGCACCTGGAAAACTGACCCGCGCAGCTCTTGAAATTGCGAAGGGTATTGATACGCACATCCCTGCTCACTTCGGTGAGCTTGGTATCGATCTGGCGCTCGATACGAGCGGCCGGGTCTGGCTGCTCGAGGTCAACTCGAAGCCGTCCAAGAACGATAATACGCCGCTGCAGGATAACAAAATCCGCCCGTCTGTCCGCAATTTGATTCGCTATGCCCGGCATCTTGCCGAATTTTAA
- a CDS encoding DRTGG domain-containing protein yields MQYINALEIGTKLSVRTMAEELEVSEGTAYKAIKEAEAAGLVSTKERIGTVRIQRRNRETLERLTFGEVVEIVQGELFGGSAGLDNTLHKFVIGAMELDAMVRYIDAGSLLIVGNREGAHRCALEQGAGVLITGGFGTSEEIKRLADVKGLPILSSKYDTFTVASMINRAMFDRLIRQKIMLVEDIVTYSRPVETMRLGETKNDYMLLAARVGGSRFPVLDDRGRVVGMMTAKDAEGEQDTQLVDKLMTRSPITAAPNIPIASAAHTMAAEGIDLLPIVDKNRKLLAALSRTEVLEAMRYAGKQKESGETFDELIGAGFVKKENEQSDWLYEGRITPQMSGTFGTISEGVLVTLMTQAARVLIREMGKRDYIIESMTTYFVRPIQLESEVVIQPSLLEMSRKSAKLEIELKDPSGLAAKAMLTAQLIDPY; encoded by the coding sequence ATGCAATATATTAATGCTCTCGAGATCGGTACCAAACTATCGGTGCGCACGATGGCAGAGGAGCTCGAAGTAAGCGAGGGCACAGCATATAAGGCGATCAAGGAAGCGGAAGCGGCCGGGCTTGTCAGCACGAAAGAACGGATCGGCACGGTCCGCATTCAGCGCCGCAACCGAGAGACGCTCGAGCGGCTGACGTTCGGCGAGGTTGTTGAAATTGTGCAAGGCGAGCTGTTCGGAGGCTCGGCGGGTCTTGATAATACGCTGCATAAGTTTGTGATCGGCGCGATGGAGCTGGATGCGATGGTGCGGTACATCGACGCCGGCAGCTTGCTGATCGTCGGTAACCGGGAAGGGGCGCACAGATGCGCGCTCGAGCAGGGCGCGGGCGTACTGATTACGGGGGGATTCGGCACAAGCGAAGAGATCAAGCGGCTCGCAGATGTGAAAGGGCTGCCCATCCTCTCCTCCAAGTACGATACCTTTACCGTTGCTTCGATGATTAACCGGGCGATGTTCGACAGGCTGATCCGCCAGAAAATCATGCTCGTCGAAGACATCGTCACGTATAGCCGTCCGGTAGAGACGATGCGGCTTGGCGAGACGAAGAACGATTATATGCTGCTTGCGGCCAGAGTTGGCGGCTCGCGTTTTCCGGTGCTGGATGATCGAGGCCGGGTAGTCGGGATGATGACAGCTAAGGATGCCGAAGGCGAGCAAGATACACAGCTCGTGGACAAGCTGATGACACGCAGCCCGATTACAGCTGCGCCGAATATTCCGATTGCCTCCGCGGCGCATACGATGGCGGCTGAAGGCATTGATCTGCTGCCGATCGTCGATAAGAACCGCAAGCTGCTCGCTGCGCTCAGCCGAACGGAAGTGCTGGAAGCGATGCGTTATGCAGGAAAGCAGAAGGAGTCCGGTGAAACGTTCGATGAATTGATCGGTGCGGGCTTCGTGAAGAAAGAGAATGAACAGAGCGATTGGCTCTATGAAGGGCGAATTACTCCGCAAATGTCAGGGACGTTCGGTACAATTTCAGAAGGGGTGCTGGTCACCTTAATGACGCAGGCAGCTCGGGTGCTTATTCGAGAGATGGGGAAGCGGGATTATATTATCGAGAGTATGACGACCTATTTTGTAAGGCCGATACAGCTGGAGAGCGAAGTGGTCATTCAGCCGAGCCTGCTGGAGATGAGCCGCAAGAGCGCTAAGCTCGAGATCGAGCTAAAGGACCCAAGCGGCCTTGCTGCCAAAGCAATGCTTACCGCACAATTAATTGATCCGTACTAA
- a CDS encoding YtpI family protein gives MESTLHWLIVIVIIGTSLFSVYNSYKARRSTDTRQRGIYAARMNIYMGIMLIFIALFAMLAYNGSTIKVIIGTLFIVLGLFNLFAGLRNNSIYRSMKG, from the coding sequence ATGGAAAGTACACTTCACTGGCTGATCGTCATCGTGATTATCGGCACATCGCTGTTCTCGGTTTACAACAGCTATAAAGCACGCCGATCAACCGACACTCGGCAGCGAGGCATCTATGCCGCACGCATGAACATCTACATGGGCATCATGCTCATCTTCATTGCCCTTTTCGCCATGCTTGCTTACAACGGCTCGACAATTAAAGTCATTATCGGCACGTTGTTTATCGTTCTTGGCCTGTTCAATCTGTTCGCGGGATTGCGCAACAACAGCATTTACCGCTCGATGAAAGGTTAG
- a CDS encoding YtrH family sporulation protein, with amino-acid sequence MDSFLSKATIDFFIAFGVVFGGSMLAGIGSVFVLAAPAAIMLETASRLKIWALVAAVGGTIDPMRVIESNMIEGHLSPVALQIAYILCAFLGAHMGTELIRWLCRGAV; translated from the coding sequence ATGGACTCCTTCTTATCGAAAGCTACGATTGATTTCTTCATCGCCTTCGGCGTCGTATTCGGCGGCTCTATGCTGGCCGGAATTGGCTCGGTATTCGTACTTGCCGCACCTGCTGCCATTATGCTGGAAACCGCTTCGCGGCTCAAAATTTGGGCGCTAGTTGCCGCTGTCGGCGGCACGATTGATCCGATGAGGGTCATTGAAAGCAATATGATCGAAGGTCATCTATCGCCGGTCGCGCTCCAGATCGCCTACATTCTGTGCGCCTTCCTCGGCGCGCATATGGGGACAGAGCTGATTCGCTGGCTGTGCAGAGGGGCGGTCTAA